The Mycolicibacterium insubricum DNA segment CTAGGCTGCCGGGGCCGGGTCGCCGGCCGATTCCCGTTGCGCGATGATCCGGCCGACGGCCTGGGCGGTCTGGCCGGGATCCCCGGCGACCAGCGGCCAGCCGCGCGCCCGCACCAGGTAGGCGGTCGCCGCGGCCTCGGTGGACACCCCGAGCCCGCCCTGGATGTGCACGGCCATGGTGGCGGCCTGGGCGGCCTCGGCGGCCATGAAGACGAAGGCGCAGCCGGGCAGTTCGGGTCGCTCGTCGGGCTCGTTGTCGAGGAACCAGGCTGCTCGCCGGGACAGGTTGCGCCCGCCCTGCACGACGATCGCCATATTCGCCAGCGGGTGCGAGATGGCCTGCAGGGTCCCGATCGGCACCCCGAGGGTGTAGCGGGTCTTCGCGAATTCGGCGGCGACCGTCATGGTCTGCTCCACCAGGCCGGCCAGCGCGGCGGCGGTCAGAATCCGCCATTCGTCCAGCGCCCGGGCGTATTCGGCCAGCGCCTCCTCGCCCGCGGCGAGCACGCTGCGGTGATCGGCGGTCGCCGGGTCGATCCAGGCCATCGGCAGCCGGCCGAGGTTGTCCACCCGGGGTGCCCGGGTGTCGTAGCCCAGCAGCACCACCTCGTCGCCGTCGGCGACGATGATCTCCTCGGCCACCGCGCCCGAACCGATCAACCGTGGTCCCCCGGGCCGCTCGGCGCGCACGTCGAGTCCCAGAATCCGTGCTCCGGAAACGATTTCGGGATCGGCGACGCCGAGTCGGGCGGCCAGTCGGGCCGCGCAGACGTGCTCGATCCAGGGCACCGGGGCCACGGCGCGGCCAATCTCCTCGGCGACCAGGGTCAGGTCGACCAGGGTGGCGCCGTCACCACCGGCGGACTCCGGCAGCGCCATCGAGCTGGCGCCCATCGCGCACAGTCGCTCCCACAAGCTCTTGTCGAATCCGGATTCCTCTGCAGCCCAGACCGTCTCGATCGAGCAGTGGGTGTCGAAGAATTGCCGGTAGGCGGCGATGAGGTCCTTGTGGTCCTCGGTCAGGCTGTAGTCGAGCCTGCGCAATTCGAAGCGATCCATCCGGTCACTGCTCCTGGGTCTCGAAGAAGAACTGCTGGGCATTGTTGTAGAGGTAGTTGTCCAGGACCTCCGGCGGGAGGTCGAGCGCATTGGCCTCGGGCACGACGCGGTTCTGTCGTAGCACCGGCCAGTCGGAGGCAAAGATGATCTTCTCGGTGCCCCGGGTGCGCATGTAGTGCAGCAGCTCGGCAGGCAGTCGTTTCGGCGACCACGCCGAGGTCATCAGACGCAGGTTGCGGTACTTGATCAGCATCCGGATCGCGATGTCCCACCAGGGATCCGCGCCGTGGATCAAGCACAGTTTGAGCTCCGGGAACCGCACGCACACCCGGTCGAGGTGGATGGGGTTCTGCACCTCACCCGGGATCGGCGGTCCGGGCAGCCCGGTGTTGACGCACAGCGGCAGCCCGATCTCGGCGCACTTGGCGTACAGCGGGTAGTACACGGCGTCGCTGGGCGGATACTGGCCGTCACCCCAGAAGCTGGGTCCCACCACCGCGTAGGTGATGGGCAAGTCGGCGGCCAGGGCGGTGAGTTCGCGCAACTGGGCGACCGGGCGCAGCAGGTTGACCCCGCCCATGGCCAGTGAGAACCGGTCCGGTCGCTGATCGACGAAGGAGCGGGCGGTGACCGACGGCTTGGCCAGGCTGTCCATCAGCACGGCCTTCTCGACGCCGTTGGCATCCATCTCGTCGAGCAGTTCGTTCAGTTCCACCGGGTCGAACATCGACGCCGGGCCCTTGAAGTAGTCATCGCGGACCTTGGTCATGAACTGCGGCTGTACGGCGGTCTCGCCGAAGTGCACGTTGACCAGGCAGTCGATCACGCGTCGTGGTGCTGACATGTATTCCCTTGCATCGCTTGTTGTTTTGCCCACCGGTAGTCGGCCTTGCCATTGCCCAGTCGCCGGATTGCGTCGACGACGATGAATTCCTTGGGGACCTTGAACCGGGCCAGCGTCTGTGCGCAGTGCTCGCGCAGCCCCTCGGTGTCGAGTTCGGTTCCCGGTTCCAGGGCCATCAGCGCCACCACCTCCTGGCCCCAGCGGTCGCTGTCGCGGCCGACCACCAGTGCGTCGGCGATGCCGGGGCGCGCGCGGAGCACCTCCTCGACTTCTTCGACGAACACCTTCTCGCCGCCGGTGTTGACCACCAGCGAATCGCGGCCGTAGAGCCGCAGGGTGCCGTCGGCCTCCAGTGCGGCGCGGTCCCCGGCGATCACCAGCCGGATGCCGTCGACGCTCGGGAAGGTTCTCTCGGTGGCGCCGGGGTCGTCGAAGTAGCCCAGCGGGATTCGGCCGGTGCGCGCGACCCAGCCGATCTCCGGGTCGCCGGGTTCCAGGAAGCGCGAGTAGTCCTCGGACAGCACCCGGCCGCCGTCTCGGAAGGTGAAGGTGTCGGTGCGCGCGCCCACCTGGCTGCGGCCGAACCCGACGTTGCCGGTCTCCGACGATCCGTACCCGTTGATCAACGTGATGGCGGGCAGTTGCGCCAGCAACGCCTCCTGGTTACGGATATTGGTGCCGGCGCCGCCGGTGCCGATCGCATAGAGCGCCGACAGGTCGTAGTCACCGCGCACCAGCTCCTCGGCGATGGGCCCTGCGTAGGCGTCGCCGACCATCGTCATCAGTCCGACACCCTCGCGCGCCGCGGTGTCCAGCACGTCGCGAGCATCGAAATGCTTTGCCGTGTCATGCAGTACCACGGTCAGCCCGTTGAGCACCCCGGCGAATGCGGTCCACAGTCCGGCCGCGTGCAGCAGCGGGGATACCGCGAACCAGGGCGGCCCTTGATACGCCATCTTCTGGTGGATCTCGGCGGGGCTGTCATGGTCGGCGCCGTTCATCGAGTTGACGTAGGCGTCGCCCTGCCGCCACATCACCGCCTTGGGCCGGCCCGTCGTCCCGCCGGTACACACCATGATCAGGTCGTCGGGGGACGGCTCGATCCCGGCGTCGCGCTCGCCGGCGGCCAGCGCGTCCTGCAGTGCGACGGCACCGGGCAGTTGCGGTGCGCCACTGCCGTCCTCGACGCTGATCAGCAGTTCACCGACGCCGGGCAGCACGTCGGCGAACTTGGCGCCCAGCCCGCGGTGGTAGATCACCCCGCGCGGTTTCAGGTAGGCCAGCAGCTCGGCCACCTCACCCGGGGTGTAGTGGTGGTTGACGTTGACCGGCACCACTCGCGCCTTGGTCGCGCCGATGACCATGTCCAGGTACTGATCGTTATACATGATCAGCGCGATCCGGTCCTGCCCGCACTCCCAGTTCGCCAGGTCGGCCCGCTCGGTGTGCGCGCCGAATCCCGTCTCCGCCAGGAAGTTCGCCAGCCTACGCGTGCGCTCGGCGGTTTCGCCGTAGGTGCTGCGACGGTCGCCGGAGACCGTCATCACCCGATCCGGCGCCACCGACGCAATCTCGTCGAGTACCGCCCCGACCGTCCATTCCGGCATGTCGCCCCTCAGTCGGAGAGCACGAAGTTCGGGCCCAGCAGGGTCAACGCGTTGTCGCGCATCACCATCCGCGTGTCCTCGTGGCTGAACTCCGGGAACTGCGGGATGTCGGCGGTGAAGGACGTCGGGTCGGCCAGTCCTTCACCGTGCGGCCAGTCCGAGCCGAACAGGATCTTGTCCACGCCGATGGTCGCGGCGAGCAGCTTCACGTCGTCCTCGTAGTACGGCGCGATCCACACGTTGTTGCGCAACTGCTCAACCGGGTCTTCCTTGTAGTGGTACGGCGCGTTGTTGGCCGACTTCTTCAGCCGCTTGATCAGCCGGTAGACGAAGTAGGAGCCGTTCTCGATGCTGACCACCTTGAGCTTGGGGTGGCGGGTGAAGACCTGGTGCACGATCATCGAGGCGATGGTGTCGTGGATGGCGCGGTCGTCCATGATCACCATGTCCAGCGGGTCGCGCTTGCCGAAGCCCTTGAACACGCCGCTGCCGCCCCACAGCGCCGGGATGGCCATGTATCCGGAGTCCGACAGGTGGAAGACCACCGGGACGCCGGCTTCGGCGAGCCGCGCCCACACCGGGTCGTGGATCGGGTCGCCGAGCGAGCGGGGCCGGACCAGCCCGGGCACCGGGGCGGGACGCACACAGACCAGCTTGGCGCCCCGGCTCAGCACGAAATCGACCTCCTCGACGGCCTTTTCGGGATCGGCGAGCGAGATGATGGGGGCGCTGACGACGCGATGGTCGGGGCGGTCGAAGCCCCAGTCCTCGTCGAGCCACAGGTTGAAGGCGTGCAGCGAGACCATGGTGGCCTCGATGTCGCGCTTGAGGCCCTCCTCCACCCCGCAGGCGAAGGTCGGCAGCATGAACACGGTCTGCAGATTCTGCTTGTCGAGCACCTTCACCCGGG contains these protein-coding regions:
- a CDS encoding acyl-CoA dehydrogenase family protein, which gives rise to MDRFELRRLDYSLTEDHKDLIAAYRQFFDTHCSIETVWAAEESGFDKSLWERLCAMGASSMALPESAGGDGATLVDLTLVAEEIGRAVAPVPWIEHVCAARLAARLGVADPEIVSGARILGLDVRAERPGGPRLIGSGAVAEEIIVADGDEVVLLGYDTRAPRVDNLGRLPMAWIDPATADHRSVLAAGEEALAEYARALDEWRILTAAALAGLVEQTMTVAAEFAKTRYTLGVPIGTLQAISHPLANMAIVVQGGRNLSRRAAWFLDNEPDERPELPGCAFVFMAAEAAQAATMAVHIQGGLGVSTEAAATAYLVRARGWPLVAGDPGQTAQAVGRIIAQRESAGDPAPAA
- a CDS encoding amidohydrolase family protein codes for the protein MTTLESRPAPAKLDYLAIDVDNHYYEPIDAFTRHLPKEFRSRGVQMVADGKRTLAVFGGVVNHFIPNPVFDPIIEPGCLDLLFRGEIPEGVDPASLMKVDRLADHPEYQNRDARVKVLDKQNLQTVFMLPTFACGVEEGLKRDIEATMVSLHAFNLWLDEDWGFDRPDHRVVSAPIISLADPEKAVEEVDFVLSRGAKLVCVRPAPVPGLVRPRSLGDPIHDPVWARLAEAGVPVVFHLSDSGYMAIPALWGGSGVFKGFGKRDPLDMVIMDDRAIHDTIASMIVHQVFTRHPKLKVVSIENGSYFVYRLIKRLKKSANNAPYHYKEDPVEQLRNNVWIAPYYEDDVKLLAATIGVDKILFGSDWPHGEGLADPTSFTADIPQFPEFSHEDTRMVMRDNALTLLGPNFVLSD
- a CDS encoding AMP-binding protein, with the protein product MPEWTVGAVLDEIASVAPDRVMTVSGDRRSTYGETAERTRRLANFLAETGFGAHTERADLANWECGQDRIALIMYNDQYLDMVIGATKARVVPVNVNHHYTPGEVAELLAYLKPRGVIYHRGLGAKFADVLPGVGELLISVEDGSGAPQLPGAVALQDALAAGERDAGIEPSPDDLIMVCTGGTTGRPKAVMWRQGDAYVNSMNGADHDSPAEIHQKMAYQGPPWFAVSPLLHAAGLWTAFAGVLNGLTVVLHDTAKHFDARDVLDTAAREGVGLMTMVGDAYAGPIAEELVRGDYDLSALYAIGTGGAGTNIRNQEALLAQLPAITLINGYGSSETGNVGFGRSQVGARTDTFTFRDGGRVLSEDYSRFLEPGDPEIGWVARTGRIPLGYFDDPGATERTFPSVDGIRLVIAGDRAALEADGTLRLYGRDSLVVNTGGEKVFVEEVEEVLRARPGIADALVVGRDSDRWGQEVVALMALEPGTELDTEGLREHCAQTLARFKVPKEFIVVDAIRRLGNGKADYRWAKQQAMQGNTCQHHDA
- a CDS encoding amidohydrolase family protein, coding for MSAPRRVIDCLVNVHFGETAVQPQFMTKVRDDYFKGPASMFDPVELNELLDEMDANGVEKAVLMDSLAKPSVTARSFVDQRPDRFSLAMGGVNLLRPVAQLRELTALAADLPITYAVVGPSFWGDGQYPPSDAVYYPLYAKCAEIGLPLCVNTGLPGPPIPGEVQNPIHLDRVCVRFPELKLCLIHGADPWWDIAIRMLIKYRNLRLMTSAWSPKRLPAELLHYMRTRGTEKIIFASDWPVLRQNRVVPEANALDLPPEVLDNYLYNNAQQFFFETQEQ